One Chitinispirillales bacterium genomic window, TTACCTGCGCCGCTTTAATCGACAATTCTAAAGAATCACCAGAAAAATCGGCAATATCCTGAATTTCGGAGCGCTGGTAATTATGTGCAAGAATTACTGCGTTTTTTTCTTTGCGCAATTTATTTATTTTTTCGACATACTGATAATTTTCCATTTGTTTTTCTCCGTTGCCGACCTATGCCATAATCCGTAACTTTATTATACATTTCATAAATTAACATTATAGTCTTTAACTTTTATTCTATCAAAAAATTTAGCTTTCCAGAATGGAATTAACACGTTAATTTCTTCAATTTGTTTCATAGTGAAGTCTCCAACCGCACAGAATAATTGTCTATTACGATGTTTTACTTGCAGATTCTCCGTATTCCTGAATCGACTTCACGGAATAATCATGTTTTGAAAGAGAATCCATTCCCGCAACCGCCGCTTGAGCCGCTTCTATTGTAGTTATATATGGAATGCCGCTTTGAACTGCCGCCATGCGTATCGGCTTGCTGTCGGCAAGCGCACGCTGACCTTCGGGAATATTTATAAGCAGGTCAAACTTTCCGGCGCGAATCATATCTACAATATCCGGCTTACTCATACCTACTTTCGGAACGGCGATTGCCGCAACGCCGTTATTGACAAGCATTCTTGCCGTACCCTCGGTAGAATAAATCGTAAAACCCAGTTCGTGTATTTTTTTTGCCATAAAAACAATGTGGCGTCTTATCGTGTTTTTCACCGAAATAAACACCGCTCCGTTGGCGGGAAGTTTATTATATGCGGCTTCTTGCGCTTTTGCGTACGCTATGGAAAAATCTTTGTCTATACCCATTACTTCGCCGGTGGATTTCATTTCAGGTCCCAGCATGGTATCCGCTCCGGGAAATTTGTTAAACGGCAAAACCGCTTCTTTTACGGCAAAATAATCCATAGTGCGCTCCCGCGCTTCCGGAATGTTTTCAAGTGGAATTCCCGTCATAACTTTAGCGGCAATTCTCGCCCAGGCAATACCGGTGGCCTTGCTCACAAACGGCACGGTGCGGCTTGCACGCGGATTCGCCTCAATAATATAAATATCGTTGCCGTCAACCGCAAACTGAATGTTCATAAGTCCTATTACATTGAGTTCCATCGCGACGTTTTTGGTTATTTCTTCGATCTTTTTGACTATTCTTCGCGGCAGAGTATGAGGCGGAAGAACACAAGCGGAATCGCCGGAATGAACGCCCGCTTCTTCTATATGTTCCATTATCCCGCAAATCATCGTTTGCTTACCGTCGCAAAGCGCATCGACATCCACTTCTATCGCATCTCGTATAAATTTGTCTATCAGGACGGGACGATTTTCACCCGCTTCTTTTGCTTCGTTTACGAATTTATCTAATCCGTCGGGTGAGTAAATAGTGCGCATTCCGCGTCCACCTAAGACGAAACTCGGACGCAAAAGTATCGGGTATCCCACTCTGTTTGCTATTTCTGTTGCTTCTTGCGGAGTATTCGCCATTCCGTTTTCGGGTTGTTTTACTCCAAGTTTTCTGCACATCGCGTTAAATTCGTCGCGGTCTTCAGCTTTGTCGATACTTTCTACGGACGTACCGATAATTTTTGCTCCCGCGTCACGAAGTTTTTTAGCCAAATTCAGCGGGGTCTGTCCGCCGAACTGTACTATGACGCCGTCAGGTTTTTCTTGATCGACTATATTCATAACGTCTTCAAAAGTCAACGGCTCAAAATAAAGTTTATCCGAAGTGTCATAATCGGTCGATACGGTTTCTGGATTGGAATTTACCATAATCGACTCAATTCCAAGTTCTTTGAGGGCAAACGCCGCCTGACAACAGCAGTAGTCAAATTCAATCCCTTGTCCGATTCTGTTTGGTCCGCCGCCCAAAATCAATATTTTTCGTTTGGAATCGGATACGGACTCATTTTCACTTTCGTAAGTGGAATAGTAGTAAGGCGTATATGCTTCAAATTCCGCGGCGCAGGTATCAACTAATTTATATACGGTGAATACGCCCAATTCTTTGCGAATTTCGCGGATTTGAACTTCTTTAAGATTATTGGCAGATGCAATTTGAATATCGGAAAATCCCATTGATTTGGCTTGCGTCAATAATTCTTTTTGTGCGTTTTTGGGCATATTTGTAAATTTTGGCAACTCTTTTTCAAATTCTACTATATCTTTCATATTGTTCAAAAACCATTTATCGACTTTGGTTATGTCGTGTATTTCGTCTATCGAAATTCCTTTGTCAAGCGCAGCGCGAATTAAATAAATTCTGTCGGCGCAAAGCGTTTTCAGTTCGTCCTTAATTTTTTGTGTAGGACAGTCAAGATATTTTTTAGTCTCAAAACCGTTATGACGTGTTTCAAGTCCTCGAAGACCTTTTTGCAAACTCTCTTTGAAAGTTCGCCCGATTGCCATCGTCTCTCCGACAGCCTTCATTTGTACGCCTAACCGAGCGTCCGCTTCGGGAAATTTTTCAAACGCAAAACGCGGAATTTTTGTTACAACGTAATCTATAGCCGGTTCAAATGACGCGGGAGTTTCACGGGTAATGTCGTTCATAATTTCGTCTAAAGTATAACCGACGCTTAACTTTGCCGCAAATTTTGCAATGGGAAAGCCGGTCGCTTTGCTGGCAAGCGCAGAACTTCTGCTTACACGAGGGTTCATTTCAATGATAATCATTCGTCCGTTCTGAGGATTTACCGCAAACTGCACGTTGCTTCCACCTGTTTCTACTCCGACTTTGCGAATTATTGCAATTGCGGCGTCACGCATCTTTTGGTACTGCCTGTCTGTAAGGGTTTGCGCGGGCGCTACCGTTATGGAGTCACCCGTGTGCACTCCCATCGGATCAATATTTTCGATGGAACAAATTATGACGACATTGTCTTTTCTGTCGCGCATAACTTCCAATTCGTATTCTTTCCACCCCAAAATTGATTCGTCTATAAGAATCTCGTTTGTCGGCGACGAATGCAATCCTTTTTTTGCCGCTTCTTCAAATTCGTCGCGCGTATATATTATTCCTCCACCCGTTCCGCCCATAGTAAAACTAGGGCGTACGATACATGGGAAACCGAGTTCTTCAACGATGTTCCAAGCTTCTTCAATGCTGTGAGCAAATTTCGCTTTCGGCATTTCAAGACCTATTTCTTCCATCGCTTTTTTAAATTCGCTGCGATCTTCCGCACATTTTATCGCTTTTTCGTCCGCTCCGATTAATTCTACGTTGTAACGGTCAAGCGTACCGTTTTTGCAAAGCGCCATAGCCACGTTTAGCGCGGTTTGTCCGCCCATAGTCGGAAGCAGCGCGTCTGGACGTTCGCGGGCGATGATTTTTTCCACCGCTTCCGGCGTAACCGGTTCAATGTAAGTTTTATCCGCCATATTCGGGTCGGTCATTATCGTAGCCGGATTGGAATTTATAAGTACGACCTCAAACCCCTCCTGCTTAAGCGCCTTGCACGCCTGTGCTCCCGAGTAGTCAAACTCGCACGCTTGACCTATAATTATCGGACCGCTTCCTATTATCATAATTTTGCGCAAATCGCTTCTTTTCGGCACTTTCCGTTTTCCCTTTCGTATTTATCGCTTTAGGCAGTTTCGGACGATAAAATAATATTTCCCAAAACGTGTTACACGACAAGAAAGAAAACATATAAAATTATTTAACATATTTGACAAAATACGTTTGCCAAATATTACATTATAATTATGATGATTTCTTAATTACTGAAAAATAAGGATATTCCGGTTAATCATGAAACGAATAATGAATTTTTTTTATGTAATTTTAGTATTTATATCGTTTCCGTTTTTTATGATTGGATGCAAAAAAAACCCCTCAAAACCGGACAACAAAACATCAAATATTTACACCTCGTTTCGTAATATTCCCGGAGTTACCAAAGAAGAAATTAAATTTGTAGAAAATATTCGTAAACGATTTGAGTTTTTTGTTTTCGGAGGAAATTACGGGACAGAATTATTTATCGATAGCAACGGAGAATTAGACGGATTTACCGTTATGTTTTGCGATTGGCTTTCAGACTTATTTGAAATGCAATTTAAACCGAAAATTTATAAATGGGATGATTTGCTTGAAGGGCTTGAGAACGGAGAAGTGAATTTTACTGGTGAAATGACTGCTACGGAAGAACGCCTGAAAACATATTTTATGACAGGTCCTATAGCGCAGCGACCGCTTATATCGGTAACGAAAAAAAACAGTGAGCCGTTGTCTCATATTGCCAAAATACGGAATTTGCGCTACGGTTTTTTATCGAATGTAACCACAGATAAAGATATTTTCGCTCGAACTGTGCTAAATTTTGAAGCGATATATATTAACGATTACGATGTCGCTTGTAATATGCTCAAAAATGAAGAAATTGACGTTTTTTTTGAAGAAAGCCCTGCGGAAGCCGTTTTTGGAGCGCACGAAGAATTTAATATTACGCCATTTTTTCCGCTGATTTTTAGCCCGGTATCGCTGACAACACAAAACAAGGAACTTGAGCCGTTTATTTCGATAGTGAATAAAGCGTTGCAAAACGACGGAATTAAATATCTTACCAACCTTTACAATAATGGTTACAAAATATACAAAAAAAACTTGTTAGACACGCGGTTAACAGAAGAAGAACGCGCTTATATAACCGAACGTTCTGTGATACCTTTTGCGGCGGAAAACGCAAATTACCCTATATGTTTTTATAACGCTCACAAAAAAACTTGGAATGGAATTGCAATTGATTTATTGAAAGAAATTGAATTTCTGACAGGACTTAAATTTAAGAGA contains:
- the carB gene encoding carbamoyl-phosphate synthase large subunit, whose protein sequence is MPKRSDLRKIMIIGSGPIIIGQACEFDYSGAQACKALKQEGFEVVLINSNPATIMTDPNMADKTYIEPVTPEAVEKIIARERPDALLPTMGGQTALNVAMALCKNGTLDRYNVELIGADEKAIKCAEDRSEFKKAMEEIGLEMPKAKFAHSIEEAWNIVEELGFPCIVRPSFTMGGTGGGIIYTRDEFEEAAKKGLHSSPTNEILIDESILGWKEYELEVMRDRKDNVVIICSIENIDPMGVHTGDSITVAPAQTLTDRQYQKMRDAAIAIIRKVGVETGGSNVQFAVNPQNGRMIIIEMNPRVSRSSALASKATGFPIAKFAAKLSVGYTLDEIMNDITRETPASFEPAIDYVVTKIPRFAFEKFPEADARLGVQMKAVGETMAIGRTFKESLQKGLRGLETRHNGFETKKYLDCPTQKIKDELKTLCADRIYLIRAALDKGISIDEIHDITKVDKWFLNNMKDIVEFEKELPKFTNMPKNAQKELLTQAKSMGFSDIQIASANNLKEVQIREIRKELGVFTVYKLVDTCAAEFEAYTPYYYSTYESENESVSDSKRKILILGGGPNRIGQGIEFDYCCCQAAFALKELGIESIMVNSNPETVSTDYDTSDKLYFEPLTFEDVMNIVDQEKPDGVIVQFGGQTPLNLAKKLRDAGAKIIGTSVESIDKAEDRDEFNAMCRKLGVKQPENGMANTPQEATEIANRVGYPILLRPSFVLGGRGMRTIYSPDGLDKFVNEAKEAGENRPVLIDKFIRDAIEVDVDALCDGKQTMICGIMEHIEEAGVHSGDSACVLPPHTLPRRIVKKIEEITKNVAMELNVIGLMNIQFAVDGNDIYIIEANPRASRTVPFVSKATGIAWARIAAKVMTGIPLENIPEARERTMDYFAVKEAVLPFNKFPGADTMLGPEMKSTGEVMGIDKDFSIAYAKAQEAAYNKLPANGAVFISVKNTIRRHIVFMAKKIHELGFTIYSTEGTARMLVNNGVAAIAVPKVGMSKPDIVDMIRAGKFDLLINIPEGQRALADSKPIRMAAVQSGIPYITTIEAAQAAVAGMDSLSKHDYSVKSIQEYGESASKTS